A stretch of the Arachis stenosperma cultivar V10309 chromosome 6, arast.V10309.gnm1.PFL2, whole genome shotgun sequence genome encodes the following:
- the LOC130933010 gene encoding 40S ribosomal protein S25-2: protein MAPKKDKAPPPSSKPAKSGGGKQKKKKWSKGKQKEKVNNQVLFDQGTYDKLLSEAPKFKLITPSILSDRLRINGSLARRAIRELMARGSIRLVSAHASQQIYTRATNT from the exons ATGGCTCCTAAGAAGGATAAGGCTCCTCCACCATCTTCCAAGCCCGCCAAATCTGGTGGTggcaagcaaaagaagaagaagtggagCAAGGGAAAGCAAAAGGAAAAGGTGAACAACCAGGTGCTGTTTGATCAGGGTACTTATGACAAGCTCCTCTCTGAAGCTCCCAAATTCAAGCTCATCACTCCTTCCATTCTCTCTGATCGTTTGAGG ATTAATGGATCGCTTGCAAGGAGGGCTATAAGAGAGTTGATGGCTAGAGGTTCGATTAGACTCGTCTCTGCCCACGCAAGTCAGCAGATTTACACAAGAGCAACAAACACCTAG